The Wolbachia endosymbiont of Drosophila innubila region TATATAATCCTTTAGATTTTGAACAATTAAGCTTGAATAATAAATTTTTTTATCCTGCATACACCAACAATAAACAATAAAAGGCTCCTATAAGAACACAGGCTAAAATTGCAGCTATAACGTCATCTAGCATAATACCTAAAGGACCTTTGGTATTTTTATCGATTAAATTTATAGGCCACGTTTTTATTATATCAAAAAACCTAAAAGAAAAAAAGCACAACAACAATGAAGAACAATTCATCTCTTGGCTTAACAATATCGAAACTAAAAGTATCGTCAGCAATTGACCAACCACTTCGTCAATTACTACCTCTTTTGGATCACATGAAGTCTTGTAATGTTTTATATAATTACCTGTAGACCATAATCCAATTAAGAATAAAAAAGAAATAATTGCTGCACCTAAAATTTTGTTGCTCAGGATTACAGGAACAAGCGGAAAAGAAGCCAAACTACCCACAGTACCTGGCATTTTTTTTACTGTTCCAGACAGCCACCACGTTGACATTAATTTATATAAAAATTTCACAATATATCCAAATACAAAATTAACTTATAAGCACAGAAAGAGTATCCTCTATAGAGGCGCTTTCATACAATAATCTATAGACCGCTTCACATATAGGCATTTTTATCTTTAGCTTTCCTGCTAAATTAAATATGGACTCAGCAGTGCTAAAACCTTCAATCACTGACTTGCCTTCTGACAAAATCTGCTGAACATTAAAGCCATTGTCACTATTACCTATTTTAAACCCAAAAGATAAGTTTCTTGAATTCAAGGATGTGCATGTCATAATTAGGTCACCCAGACATGCTGGCCCAAGTAGTGTATTTATATCCACACTACCGTCACCAATTTTTGCTGAGTATAAAGCCTTAATTTCGCTCATACTTTTCGTAATCAATGCTGCATGAGCATTAAACCCAAGTTTACTACCTAGAACAATCCCACACGCTATAGCAAAAACGTTCTTTAACGCTGCACAAATCTGTACTCCTATAATGTCGTTACTAAACTCCAATTTAACATTTTCTTGTTGCAGCTCTGATACTAGCTTTGAACCTAATGTGTTATTTTGGCATGCAAGAACCATTGAATAGGGTAATTTTCTTGCAACTTCTACAGCAAAGCTAGGACCTGAAAAAATAGCAATAGGATTGTTAGGTAAAATTTCATTTACTATTTCACTAGGTAATTTTAATGTAGACTTTTCTATTCCCTTACAAGCTAAAATTATTGCTACATCTTTTTTCAGATTACAATTATGCAATTGCTGACATACCTTCCTCAGAGACTGAGTGGGAACAGCGAGGATTGTTACTGAAGCATTAATTATGTCTTCAATAGCCAATTTTACTGACACATTATCAGAAATTCGACAACCGGGTAGCTTGTCACTTTCTCTTTTCCCGTTGATTGATTCAAATGTAGTTTCATTGTGAGTCCACAAAATCACATCTTTCTTACTACCTAATGAAATTGCGATTGCTGTACCCCATGCACCAGCACCTAAAATTGATATTGCCACACAATATTCCTGAAAATATTACTTATACTTTAAAATAGTAGGATAAGTAAATTAAAAATATAACACAGACATATAGAATAGTTAAATATTTATTAACCGAAGTATTCTTTTAATAATAGTAACTTTAATTCAATATTTACTAAAAATATTATTACTATCATGGTATGTCTATTATATTTTAGATCTATTTATATAACTTTGGAACAATATATTTACTATTAATTAATAAGTGTAATTTTGATCATTTGTTAATAAAAATTTGATTTATTACTTTCCTTAGTTATATATATTACTAAAATTATAAATTATTTATGGGGTGTAAAATATGCGTATATTATTAATTGAAGATGATCAAGTAAGTGCAAAGACTGTAGTTAACGCCTTAACTTCTGATGGACACTTCTGTGACGTTGTTACTTCTGCACAAGATTATAACAATAATATGGTTTCCTCAAACGGAGATTACTATGACCTAGTTATTTTAGATATACACTTACCTGGTGATATTGACGGATATGATATATTGTTAAGACTAAGAAGTGCAAAAATCAAAGTTCCTGTCTTAATACTTTCATGCATATCCGCTGTCAATCACAAAGCTAAAGGACTCGGGTATGGTGCCGATGATTACTTAACCAAGCCATTTCATAAAAGCGAGTTATTAGCTCGAATTAAGGCCATAGTGCGTCGTACTAAAGGCCATCCTGAATCGGTGATAAAGATTGGTAATATAAATATCAATTTTGATCACAGGGTTGTTGAGGTGAAAGGTAAAACGGTTCACCTTACTAATAAAGAGTATTCTATGATAGAATTGCTAGCACTGCGTAAAGGAACAGTACTAACAAAAGAAATGTTCTTAAATCATCTTTACAATGGCTTGGATGAACCTTCAGATAACAAGATAGTTGATGTTTTTATGTGCAAATTACGTAAGAAACTTGAAAGTGCAAATGATGGAAAAAGCCACATAGAAACCGTTTGGGGCAGAGGGTATGTTCTGAAAGAGTATATTGATGATGATGAATATTCTAATGTTAATGTAGGCGAAAGTAGTGATGGCTATCAAGCAGAACAAGTGAAGGACAACGCATGAAATGCCTACACATTTAAATATAGCATGGCTTATATCGCACGTATCATGTGAACGCCTAGGTGAAATATAAGCCGAGTTCTGTTTATGTAGCTATTTATCTGGAGTAAATGTTACCATTTACCGCATGCGATTTACCCGAGTAGATATGAGGAAAACATAAAATCTACTTCTATTTAATCTTGCTCCTAGTGTTGGTTACTCGACTACCAATGTTGCCATTGCCATGGTGTGCTCTTACCACACCTTTTCACCCTTACCTAAAAATATTTTAGGCGGTAATTTTCTGTAGCCCTATAACTGGAGTTACCTCCGGCGGGCATTACCCGTCACTATTTTTCCTTGGAGCCCGGACTTTCCTCTGCTATGTTTATCACACAACAGCAGCTACTTATTTCACCTAGGAATTATACTTTAACATGAAAATCACAAAAGCAAAAGACAATTTCCTAACAGTCTACATATTAAAAACATTTAGACAAATAGCTAAAGGTGATATTCCGGCACATCATCACTATCCCAAGATAAGCTTTTTTCACTTTTAGACTCCGCTTCAGTTAGTCAAGAGCCTGGTCCACCGCTTGAAGACGATGAGCTACTTCTTGATCGACTACTACTTTCTACTGATATACTATTTAGCACTGTTTCAGATTGATATATAGTTCGCATTCTGTTACCAGTGGTAAAAATTTCTTCATCGCTACTTGAAGATGATCGCCTTCTATAACCCAAATCAGTTAGTTCTAATACAGGAGCAGCATTACGACCCTTAACATATCTATATGCTATGAATCCTATAATTCCAACAATACCTATTGCTCCAACCAAAGATCCCCCTATCATTCCTGCCTTATTAGACCCTATAGCAAGTTGAGTAGGTTGTGGTGAAGAAGTAGACTGAGGAAGTAAAGTCGTGGTGAATATAGGAGTTGTTGACTCTTTTGTTCTAGTACTTGGTATACTAAATACTGTTTGTGTAGTTTTCTCTGAGCTTGTTGTTGGCGCAGTTGGTTCCACTGTTACTGTGCTTGTTTGAGTCGTTGACTCTGTTGAAGGTTTATTCGTTGTAGAAGTAGGTGCAACGGCTTCTGTTGTTGGCTTCACTGTTACTGTACTTGTTTGAGTCGTTGACTCTGTTGAAGGTTTACTCATCGTAGAAGTCGACGCACCAGTCGCTGCTGTAGATTTTACAGTACTTATTTCAGTTTCCGAAGGCACATTAGTTGACGTTGCAGTAATCGTGGTTGCTTGTGAAGTAGCAGTTGTTTTTGTTGCTGTTGTTGGCTCCACTGTTACTGTACTTGTTTGAGTCGTTGACTCTGTTGAAGGTTTATTCATTGTAGAAGTAGGTGCAACGGCTTCCGTTGTCAATTTAGTAGTCTTCACAGCGTCGGTTTCTGCTGTGCTAGTAATTGCAGCAGTCGGCGTCTTCTTAGAAGTCACAACCGTTTCTGCAACAGTTATAGGAGCCACGGTACTACTAGAAATAATATCTGGCGTTAATCGACCGTTAATGATATTAACAAAATCACTGAGAGTTTTGATGCTATTTGCCGGTATTATTGTTGCTTCAGAAGATTTTCCAGAGCCGTTTTGATTAAAAGTTACAATATTTTCTCCACTTACCGCAGTTACGATAAAACCACCCTGACCGTTGCCTTTAATATATAATTGCTCTATAGGATCTGTAAATTGATAGATAGGAAAATCTGACACTGATCCATTTTTAAGTAGAGTTGCTATATGTAACCTCTGCTCATTAGCTGATTGGTCATTTTCAAGAAAAGCAACTAGATCATTTCCTTCCGTTTGTTCAACATACTGCAAAAAGCTTATTTCATGTTCTCTAGAAAGAGATAGTGCTTTATTATCTATTTGACCTTTTCGATTACCAAGTAAAAAGCCATTAACTCTATCCTTCAGACCCTGAATCACTTTAGCCATATCAAATTTAAAAATACGTGTTTTTCTCACCTCTTGATTTTCCTTAGTAATCCTTTTGCTCACTTGCGAATAAAGCATCGTGTTTCCATTTAATGCCAATTGCCCCTGATTATCAAAATTGAACAATTTTCTTTCTGTAACACCTTTTTCTCCAGTCAATACCTTAAATTTTCCGCTCTCGCTTGACTTTAAGTACCAAGAAACTAAAGTTTGATCCTTTAAGTTATGGGCGATTACAATTACGTCACCATTACCAACTTTCACTGCTCTTGGTTGAAAGTAACTATTGCCCACATTTGCAAGACTATTATTATCAATATTCTTTTGTAATTTTCTTTTATCTAAATGTTCAACTGAAGGAGTATTAACTGATTGTTTAATTCCGTAAGTGTTAAAAGATAAGCCTTTAACGCATTTTTCTCCTTCTTCGCTAATTCCTTCTTCAGGAAAGATAACTCCAACTTTATCTATTTCAGCTGAATCTTCTATTAATGTGAGAGATAATTGATCTTTGAATTCATTTGCTACGCTGATATTTGTACCACATTCGTATGTTTTTGATTGATATAATGGACTAATAAGTAATTTTACTTTACTGCTCCCATTACCATTATCTTGATAGCTGAGTCCGTAAGCAACTCCATTCCCCTCAATTAATTCTACGTTTGTTGGATTAAAACCTATCGCTTCTTTAATTTCCGGTGTATTTGAGTTGATCCCGAGCAATCTTCTTAATATAGACATAATTTTATTTAAAATATTAATAAAATGCTATTATGATTACTCCTGTGTGTTAATGTCAATGAAAATTTTAACTAAAATTAAAAAATTAATATAATATTTTATACTAAAAGGTAAATATAAGCTTGAAGAGGGCTAAGAAGCTTTATGCTATTTCTCAAAAAACCAACAATTGCAATCATTGGTTCTACAGGTATAATCTGTTAAAGTTCACACGAGTCTCATGAATGATAGAAAAAGAAGAGCAGTTTAGTTTTACATCAGAAAACCTCAAGAAAGCGGGAAAGTTTATAGAGATGTATCCCAAAGGTAGAGAAGGTAGTGCTGTTATGCCTTTACTATATCTGGTTCAAGAGCAATGCGGATGGGTTTCTGAATCTGCTATGCGTTATGTTGCTGATATGCTGCATATTCCACATATTCGTGTATATGAAGTGGCAAATTTTTACACCATGTATAATTTAAAACCAGTAGGCAAATATCTAATACAAATTTGTAGAACAACTCCTTGCTGGTTGTGCAATAGTGAAGAAGTTTTAAATACCTTTAAAAAAAAACTTGGAATCAATATCGGTGAGACTACTAAAGATAATTTGTTCACTTTAAAAGAAGTTGAATGCCTAGGTGCATGCGTTAATGCTCCCGTTGTGCAGATCAATAATGACTTCTATGAAAATCTTACTCCTGAGAAAGTAGAAAACATCATAACAGAACTTTCAGGCAAATAGATGAAAGAAGAATTTTCATTCAAGAGAATCAAGCAATCAGGTTCTGCAAGAGTTGGAACAATTAAAACTCCAAATGGAAGCGTAGAAACCCCCGCTTTTATATTCTGCGCAACAAAAGCTGCAATTAAAGCTGCAGATATTGAAAGAATAAGTGAAGCTGGTACCCAAATCATACTTTCCAACACCTATCACCTAATGCTTCAACCAGGAGAGAATACTGTTGCAAAACTTGGTGGTTTGCGCAAGATGATAGGATGGAATGGGCCAATGCTAACTGACTCAGGTGGATATCAGATATTTAGCTTAGGCCACGGATCAGTTTCGGAAGAGATAAAAGGAATAAGAAAAAAACAAAAAACTTTGATCAAAATTAATGAGGATGGGGCAATTTTCCGTTCTTACATTAATGGTAAAATTTATTGCTTAACTCCTGAAAAATCTGTACAAATTCAACAGAAATTAGGTGCAGATTTAATCCTAGTTTTAGATGAATGCACTCCATTTCACGTAAGCAAAGAATACACAGCAAAATCAATGCTCATGAGCCACAGATGGGCTGAACGTTCTTTAAATGAATTTGAAAAAAACAATAATGGCAAGCAGGCACTGTATGGAATTAGTCAAGGCGGAGTGTATCAAGATTTACGTAGAGAAAGTTGTGATTTTATCAACGATTTGCCATTTTTTGGTCAAGCAATAGGTGGATCACTTGGTCAAAGTAAAGAGCAGATGCATGATGTAGTTTCTTTCACTATGGACCACCTGAAAAAAGACAGGCCTACTCATTTGCTTGGTATTGGTGGAATTGTGGACATCTTTCGCGGAGTAGAGCTTGGAATTGACACGTTTGATTGCGTGCATCCAACCCGCTTAGCAAGGCATGGTGGCGCACTTGTTAAAGTAAAAAACAGAAATTCTATTTCTTCAAAGTGCAAAGAGCATATTAATTTGCGGAATCAACGATTTGAGCTGGACAACAACCCAATTGAAAGTGACTGTTTATGTTTTACCTGCAGAAAACATTCAAGAGCTTATATACACCATTTACTGAAAGCTAAAGAGCTCCTGGCTTACACGCTCGTTACCATTCATAATATTTTCTTTATGAATAAGTTAATGGCATCAATAAGGCAGGCTATATTAGATGATAGGCTAGATCGGGAGAAAAATAATTGGATTAGTGAGACACCACTACACTGTGAATTATACACCTAGTTCATATTTTTCTACGCTTATTTTATATTCCCTAAAACAGAAAAAGCCTTCCTCTTCCTACTCTTTCTTCCTTGGCTAATCCATAGTTAGCGTTTTTTGCACATGTGCGTTGCATTTGTTAATCTTCTTTAAAAACTTGACAATACATGACAACACTGGTATGTTAAAAATATAGTTTTTGTGAGATATTTATGGCTAACAATAAAGAAAAACATCAAATAGCGTTTTGCGTTTCAGCCGTTACATTCTTAGCTGGGTTATCATTAATCGCAACTGCAATTGCAGTGGGTACCGTACCTGCTATAGCTGCTTGTCTAGTGATAGGAGGAATTTTGACTGTCTTGTCTGGTGTGCAAGCAGTAGAAAGCTATTTATTTTTACGAAACAGCGAGAAAACTTTGAATAAACTGATAAGTAATATACGCGATGAACCAGAAAGCAAACTTTTTATAGAAAGGATTTTGCAACCGTTCATTGAATTTTTTAGTGAGCTTAAGCAACATAATTAAAGTACACTAAGCTTTAAGCATAGAAACCACTTTATCGTAACTTGGCAATGATTCAATTTCTCCAATTGCAGCTAGAGTGGTTTTTTCATGCTGAGATAACAATTCTTCTGCTGCTTTTTTTACGTTAGCAGTGGTAATTGCACTAATTTTTTCTATTAATTCATTTTTACTGATGTACCTATTATAGTTACCGTAGTAGTGTCCCAATGTTTCAGCACGTGAGCTAACACTTTCGCGTGACATTAAAATTTGGGATTTTACTCGCTCTTTCACTCTATTTACTTCTTCTTCCTTCAGATCATCTGTAGACAACTTCTTCAACTCTGTCGTTATAGATTTTAAAAGCTTATCTAAGTTACTACTGTCTGTACCAGCAAAAATGGAAAATATTCCTGTATTAGTATAGCTGGAATTAAATGAATAAACAGAGTAAGCTAATCCCTGCTTTTCCCTTACTTCCTGAAATAAACGTGATGACATTCCGCTCCCTAATATAGAATCAAGCACTTGAAACGTGTGATATTTATCGTCATGGCGAGAAACACTAGGTAGACCAATTAGCAAGTGTACCTGATCTAATTTACGATGTTCTAAATACTCACCACCAGTACAGCTCGCATTTTGGCTTTTTTTCAGCTTTTTAGAATGAATCTTTGAGAGAAAATCTTTGGTTAATGCAACAACTTCTTCATGTTCAACATTTCCTGCAACGGCAAATAGCATATTCTCACCAAAGTAATGCTCATTTATGTAATTATCTAGATCTCCTCGAGTAAAAGATTTTACAGTATTTTGCGTGCCTAAGATTGACCTACCAAATGGTTGGTCTTTATAAGCTGCCTCAAAATATTTGTCGAAAATAATGTCACTTGGTGAATCATTAGTTTGAAAAATCTCTTGTATTACAACACCCTTCTCACGTTCCAATTCATCTTCTGGAAACGTGGAATTCATCAATATATCTATTAATATATCAATACCAGTTTTTATGTCTTTCTTGAGGACTTTTGCATAATAGGTGGTGCTTTCCCTACCGGTGCTAGCGTTGAAAACTCCACCTATGTCATCAAAAGCTTTTGCAATTTCAAAGGCAGTTCTTGTCTTCGTCCCTTTGAAAGCCATGTGTTCTAAAAAATGGGATATTCCATTTTGCTTTGCACTTTCTGCTCTACTGCCAACACCAACTCGTATGCTTAAAGCTACGGAATCAATATCACGCACCTGCTCAGTTATTATGCGCAGACCATTATCTAATTTTGTTACCCGGGGTATATTCATCTCATATATTCTTCTAAGTTCTCTTCTGCAAAATCCCAATTAATCAAATGATCAAGGAAAACTTTTATGTAGTCAATTCTACGGTTTTGACAATCTAAATAATAGGCGTGCTCCCACACATCCATAGTGAGTAGTGGCACTTGGCCATAAATTATTGGCAAATCTGCATTTGGAGTCTTGGTGATTTTGAGCTTTCCTAACCTACCTTTTTCGAGCACTAACCATACCCATCCACTGCCAAACTGGCTTACTCCATGACTCGAAAATTCTTCATAAAATTTATCAAAGCCACCGATATCGTCTTGAATTTTTTTTGCTAGAAGACTACCATCTTTAGGCTTACCACCACCATTTTTTTTCATTGAATTCCAATAAAAAGTATGGTTCCAAACTTGTGCTGCATTATTAAATATAGGCAAGTTGCCGCTATTACCATGCACTTTTGTTATTAATTCCTCAATTGTTACATGTTGATAATCCGTATTTTCAACTAGCTCATTGAGTTTATTTAAATATCCTTTATGGTGCTTATCATAATGAAAATTTAAGGTTTTTGCAGATATATAAGGCTCCAAAGCTGTTTTATCGTATGGTAATTCAGGTAAAGTAAAACTCATAAAAACCTCTTTATTTCTAACCTACTTGGATGGTAGGGCAATATATGCTTTTGTGCAACATATAATTAATAGCTAAAACATTTAGATATCTATTGCATTATTCTAAATTATACTACAATAACGATTATCATATAAGCCATAGAAATGGATTAAATACAAAAGTTACTTAACACCCTTCGCCAACCCCCTTATCATGAAACTGAAGCTATTGTATTTGCTTTCGCCAATCTGCAGATTAAAAGGTAAGGATTACTTAATGTATCGGCGTCTTATGTTCAATTTTTTACAGTATATAGATACTGTATGTCTTTACAAAACTTCATCTACATCTAGGTTTTTATCTAAATAAGCTGAACGCGCTTATAAAGCGTTACAAGACATCAAAAAATGCCAATACTCGACAGAGATAGTAAAAGACTAGCTAACTCGGGGATTCTTTGTCTTTTTTTCTGCTTAGTAAATTTCTTAAACATTTGCAGCGTAAGTTAGTTGCAATTAAAAGCGGCTGAATCTCGCTTGTCAAGCGTTTAAAACATAAAAAACGCCAATATTTTAAAGCGGATAATAACCACGGGGCTTCTTTTGCCTTTTTTTCATTTGGTAAATTTCTTAATATTTATGGCTAAACGACAATCGTCATCCCGCTGCTTGTTAGCGGGATCTATGCTTTGAGATACCGCGAATGAATCGCGGTATGACGGTGTAGATGATGGTTAAGTATCCCGCTGCTTGTTAGCGGCTAAGAGATACCGCGAATGAATCGCGGTATGACGGTGTAATGATGGTTAAGTAATTCGTCATTCCGCTACGTGTTAGCGGGATCTAGAGATACCGTGACGGTATGACAAGGGAGAACAGTTGTATTCCTGCACAATTTATTCTCATGACAAAAACGTCTTAACTTTCTCTCTACTTTTTCTGGGTAAGGTCAATTTTGTGAAAAAATGGATTGAATTATAGGTAGATTTGGCTATTATTTGTAATACATGGGTATTGGATAAAATGTTTGAATTTAGTTCTGTGCTGCTAGCTCGAATTCAGTTTGCCTTCACAATAGGCTTTCACATTATATTTCCTGCTTTCACGATCGGGCTTGCAAGTTTTCTAGCCTTTTTGGAATGGTGTTGGCTTAAGACTGGTGATACACGTTTCCGTGATGTTTATAAATTCTGGATCAAGATTTTTGCCGTTGCTTTTGGCATGGGAGTGGTATCTGGAGTTGTAATGTCATATCAACTTGGTACCAATTGGTCGATTTTTTCTGACCGCATAGCCAATGTTCTCGGCCCTCTATTTTCCTTTGAGGTTTTAACAGCCTTTTTTCTGGAGGCATCTTTTTTGAGTATTATGCTATTTGGATGGAATAGAGTAAGTTCTCGTATGCACTTTGCTTCTACTTGTATTGTTGCAGTGGGAACGCTTATTTCAGCTTTTTGGATTATTGCGGCCAACAGTTGGATGCAAACACCCGCTGGATTCACGATTGGTGAGAATGGTCTCCTATATCCAACCATGTGGTTAGAGATTATTTTTAATCCTTCTTTCCCTTATCGCTTTATTCATATGGTAACAGCAGCCTATCTTACAACAGCTTTTGTGGTTGGTGGTGTAGGAGCATTTTATCTTTGGAGAAAACGACATGCTCCTCAAGCAAGAATTATGCTTGGTATGGCAACCATTATGGTAGCTTTAGCTGCACCATTTCAGCTGTTCATGGGAGATAGGCATGGATTAAATACACTAAGAGGTTGTCCGGAAACAAGTAAAAGGCTATAATATCTGAAATTTTAGTACGGGGTAAAGATGAGAAAAAAGTATCCAACAGATCTAAGCGAAAGGGAATGGGCAAGAATAGAAAAACACTTCAGAGTATCATACAAGAAAGGAGGAAGGCTGCCAAAGTATAGCAAAAAAGAAATATTAGAAGCAATTTTCTATGTATTGCGTACAGGGTGTCAATGGCGGTATTTACCAAATGATTTTCCGCTATGGAAGACTGTGTATGAGCAGTTCAGGCAATGGAAGAAGCAGGGAATTTTTGAGAAAATGAATTATGAAATTACAAAATATAGTAGAAGAAAAATAGGAAAGAATGAGCAGCCGAGTGCCTGTATAGTAGATAGTCAATCTGTAAAGACTACAGAAAAGGGGGGATCAAAGCTATGATGGAAGTAAAAAGTAAAGGGTAGAAAAAGGCATATAATTACAGACACTCAGGGTTTTATACTAGGTTGTTACGTAGGCGCTGCTAACGAAAATGATAGAGATGGTATTAAAATAGCATTAAACAATATGAGAACAAAATATACTAAAGTTAAAAAAAATGTGGGCTGACATGGGATACCAAGGAAGAAATTTAAAGAATCACATAAAGGAAGAATATGACATAGATATTGAAATTGTTAAAAGGCCTCCATGTAGATTTTGGGTGCACAAAGATACGCCACCTGAGCTACTACCAACAAGAGAACAAGGGTTTAAAGTACAGCCAAGAAGATGGGTTGTAGAAAGGACTTTTGCTTGGGTTAATAGGAATAGAAGGCTATCGAAGGAGTATGATTTACTCACAACATCCACTGAGAATTTCATATACCTAGCTATGAGTAGGGTTATGTTAAAGAGGGAATATGCTTGAATTTACTAGTTTCCGAACAACCTCTAAAGCATCAACCTGCTAAGATTGCTGCAATGGAAGGTATATGGGAAACCGAAAAAGGGGCTGGCTTACTTTTATTTGCTTATCCGGATCAGCAAAATGAAATTAATCACTACGAGATAAAAATTCCTAATCTTGCCAGCTTGATCTTAACACATGATTTTTTAGGAGAAGTAAAAGGATTAAAGGAATGGAAAAAAGAAGATAGACCACCTGTAGTATGGGTATTCTGGTCCTTCCGTATAATGGTTGGAGTTGGAATTTTAATGATCATAATTGGGTCAGTAAGTGTTATACAGTATCTTCGTGGCAAATTATTCCAAAGTTGTTTCTTACATGGATGGTGGATATCAATGATGCCGTCTGGGTTCATAGCGTTACTTGCAGGTTGGTTTACTACTGAAATTGGCCGTCAACCTTACACTGTATATGGAATTA contains the following coding sequences:
- the nuoE gene encoding NADH-quinone oxidoreductase subunit NuoE, producing the protein MIEKEEQFSFTSENLKKAGKFIEMYPKGREGSAVMPLLYLVQEQCGWVSESAMRYVADMLHIPHIRVYEVANFYTMYNLKPVGKYLIQICRTTPCWLCNSEEVLNTFKKKLGINIGETTKDNLFTLKEVECLGACVNAPVVQINNDFYENLTPEKVENIITELSGK
- a CDS encoding response regulator transcription factor, which encodes MRILLIEDDQVSAKTVVNALTSDGHFCDVVTSAQDYNNNMVSSNGDYYDLVILDIHLPGDIDGYDILLRLRSAKIKVPVLILSCISAVNHKAKGLGYGADDYLTKPFHKSELLARIKAIVRRTKGHPESVIKIGNININFDHRVVEVKGKTVHLTNKEYSMIELLALRKGTVLTKEMFLNHLYNGLDEPSDNKIVDVFMCKLRKKLESANDGKSHIETVWGRGYVLKEYIDDDEYSNVNVGESSDGYQAEQVKDNA
- a CDS encoding cytochrome ubiquinol oxidase subunit I, producing MNLLVSEQPLKHQPAKIAAMEGIWETEKGAGLLLFAYPDQQNEINHYEIKIPNLASLILTHDFLGEVKGLKEWKKEDRPPVVWVFWSFRIMVGVGILMIIIGSVSVIQYLRGKLFQSCFLHGWWISMMPSGFIALLAGWFTTEIGRQPYTVYGIMRTIESFSSAITGPQVAWSLIAFIVMYTLIFGAGSYYILKLIYKGIPVIKEEEQFYKHGIGASVIDAGTSGKDNNHV
- a CDS encoding NAD(P)H-dependent glycerol-3-phosphate dehydrogenase; translated protein: MAISILGAGAWGTAIAISLGSKKDVILWTHNETTFESINGKRESDKLPGCRISDNVSVKLAIEDIINASVTILAVPTQSLRKVCQQLHNCNLKKDVAIILACKGIEKSTLKLPSEIVNEILPNNPIAIFSGPSFAVEVARKLPYSMVLACQNNTLGSKLVSELQQENVKLEFSNDIIGVQICAALKNVFAIACGIVLGSKLGFNAHAALITKSMSEIKALYSAKIGDGSVDINTLLGPACLGDLIMTCTSLNSRNLSFGFKIGNSDNGFNVQQILSEGKSVIEGFSTAESIFNLAGKLKIKMPICEAVYRLLYESASIEDTLSVLIS
- a CDS encoding phosphatidylglycerophosphatase A, with product MKFLYKLMSTWWLSGTVKKMPGTVGSLASFPLVPVILSNKILGAAIISFLFLIGLWSTGNYIKHYKTSCDPKEVVIDEVVGQLLTILLVSILLSQEMNCSSLLLCFFSFRFFDIIKTWPINLIDKNTKGPLGIMLDDVIAAILACVLIGAFYCLLLVYAG
- a CDS encoding superoxide dismutase; the protein is MSFTLPELPYDKTALEPYISAKTLNFHYDKHHKGYLNKLNELVENTDYQHVTIEELITKVHGNSGNLPIFNNAAQVWNHTFYWNSMKKNGGGKPKDGSLLAKKIQDDIGGFDKFYEEFSSHGVSQFGSGWVWLVLEKGRLGKLKITKTPNADLPIIYGQVPLLTMDVWEHAYYLDCQNRRIDYIKVFLDHLINWDFAEENLEEYMR
- the tgt gene encoding tRNA guanosine(34) transglycosylase Tgt is translated as MKEEFSFKRIKQSGSARVGTIKTPNGSVETPAFIFCATKAAIKAADIERISEAGTQIILSNTYHLMLQPGENTVAKLGGLRKMIGWNGPMLTDSGGYQIFSLGHGSVSEEIKGIRKKQKTLIKINEDGAIFRSYINGKIYCLTPEKSVQIQQKLGADLILVLDECTPFHVSKEYTAKSMLMSHRWAERSLNEFEKNNNGKQALYGISQGGVYQDLRRESCDFINDLPFFGQAIGGSLGQSKEQMHDVVSFTMDHLKKDRPTHLLGIGGIVDIFRGVELGIDTFDCVHPTRLARHGGALVKVKNRNSISSKCKEHINLRNQRFELDNNPIESDCLCFTCRKHSRAYIHHLLKAKELLAYTLVTIHNIFFMNKLMASIRQAILDDRLDREKNNWISETPLHCELYT
- a CDS encoding M16 family metallopeptidase, with amino-acid sequence MNIPRVTKLDNGLRIITEQVRDIDSVALSIRVGVGSRAESAKQNGISHFLEHMAFKGTKTRTAFEIAKAFDDIGGVFNASTGRESTTYYAKVLKKDIKTGIDILIDILMNSTFPEDELEREKGVVIQEIFQTNDSPSDIIFDKYFEAAYKDQPFGRSILGTQNTVKSFTRGDLDNYINEHYFGENMLFAVAGNVEHEEVVALTKDFLSKIHSKKLKKSQNASCTGGEYLEHRKLDQVHLLIGLPSVSRHDDKYHTFQVLDSILGSGMSSRLFQEVREKQGLAYSVYSFNSSYTNTGIFSIFAGTDSSNLDKLLKSITTELKKLSTDDLKEEEVNRVKERVKSQILMSRESVSSRAETLGHYYGNYNRYISKNELIEKISAITTANVKKAAEELLSQHEKTTLAAIGEIESLPSYDKVVSMLKA